The Aneurinibacillus uraniidurans genome segment TCTAGAGAGGAGGAATTGAAATGTTTCCAATAAGATCACCCTTTAATGGAAAAGGTGTAGGCGGAAAAGGACCTTTCTCCATCAAAAAAACCCCTTCGCATACATTCGCACAATTACTCAAGAACAATGAGCAATTGAGAGTTTCCACCGCGAAATAAATCATTTCCCACATGAAAAAGACCTGCCTCTATGGTCACTGAGGCAGGTCTTTTTGTTATGCGCTACTTATGGCAAGCGCTTATTCAAAATGATCGGTCCAAACGGTAGTATCCCGGCAACAATTGCGCCAAGCGCACGTCCGATTGACCAATTTTGTGATGCTTTTACATTAAGCACGGCAAGAATGTAGAGCATAAACAATACGCCGTGAATCATTCCGATTATGGCCACACCCTGCGGGATATTCATCACGTATTTCAGTGGCATGGCTACGAAAAGTAAAAGCAAGAACGAAATCCCTTCGATAAGCCCAATCGTGCGCAAACGGGCAATGGGATCATTCATCACGATAAATCAGCTCCTTTTGGTTATACACTATGTTTCTTCCCCGATTATAAACTGAAATGAGCATGAATAACATAAAAACATGTACTGTTCATAATACCGACACTTTATATCATGTAAAAAAACAGGGGATAAATCTAACGAAATAAAAAACCGAGAGAGCTAACCTGCCCATCTCGGTTTTATAACAACTAATCGTTATCAGTCTCTACAAAATCTTTAAGAGCAGACAGCTTTTCATCCCAATAGTGTTCAAAAAAAGAAAGCCATTGTTTTAGTTCGACAAGAGGTTCTGGCTGAAGCCTATACCGGGTTTCCCGTCCGACCTTCTGACTGCTGACAAGACCCGCATCAGAAAGAACATGCAGATGCTTGTTGACAGCAGTACGAGTTATGGGGAAGTATTCTGTAATTGCAGTAATCGGCATTTCCTTGTCAGCGAGCAATTTTAACAGCTTTCTACGAGTGGGGTCAGCGATTGCTTGAAATACATCGTGCTTGGACGGAGATACAAGCAATTTAAGCCCCAATATATGCGGGAAGTTTCTCTGTTACGATTTTTCCCCATCCGCCGTCCATAATGCCACGAACGATCGAGTGAGGTTGTCCAAACTCTGTGATTTTTTCCGCATCCCAGCCAGAATGGATCAGTGTAAACTCTGTTTTTCCATCTTCTAACTTTTTTAATTCAAAAACAAGATGCCAATCCTTACCCCAATCAAAACCGACACGGTTCGGAGGGTCAAGCTCAGTTACTTTACATGGTGAATCACCGAATTGACCTGTTTGGAGTATGAAGTCATGTCCTAAAATAGGTTCAAAAGTATTTGGCATCCACCATGCCGAAATCCCTTCTGATGTTGCAACTGCTTTCCAAACTTTTTCAATCGGAGCATTAAGTACAATCGTTTTGTGGATTTCTGGTAATGTTTCCTGTGTTTGCATAACTGTGCCTCCAAAATTAAATATAACACCAAAATGTGTCGCAAATAATTGTAACACCTTTTGGTGTTATATCAAATGTTTTTTCCTATTTGATTATTTCCTTAAGTCTTGTTTACAATTCACGGTAGTTTGTTTAGGCGTTATAACTTGATGGCGATGTATCAGGATTCCAATTAGTAAAAAATATTTTTCAGTACCTTGCAATAAACAGTACTGAGTAGTATATTATATTTACTAGTACATGACACTGATTGGTACCATACAATAAACAGTAGTCATAATGAAGAAAGGTGAGTCAATCTTGAATGTACAATTTAAAAAAGGAGTCTTAGAACTATGTGTGCTTGTGTTATTGGATAAGCAAGACCGATATGGATACGAGTTGGTGCAGAGAATTTCGGATCAAATCGAAATATCCGAAGGTTCGGTATATCCACTGTTACGGCGCTTAACAAAAGAAGAATACTTCACAACATACTTACAAGAGTCGTCTGAGGGCCCATCTCGTAAATATTATCAATTAACCGACAAAGGAAGAAAATATCTTCACGAGCTTATTGAAGAGTGGAACGAATTCTCTAGCGGTGTAAATCAATTAATAAAAGAAGGGATGAACAATGAATAAAGTACAGTTTTTAAACCAATTAGACTCATCATTAAAAAGACTTTCGCCAAATGAACGTAAGGACATTCTACAAGATTATGAAGAGCATTTCGCAGTGGGTTTAGAAGCAGGAAAAACAGAAGAAGAAATTGCTGCATCACTTGGTTTACCAAATCAAATTGCAAAAGAACTGCTTGCTTTGTATCATCTTGAAAAAGTGGAGACAGCGGCGACTACAGGGAACATTATGCGTGCAGCCTGGGCCACCATCGGATTAAGCTTTTTCAACTTGGTGATTGTCTTCGGGCCATTTATTGCACTAGTTGGAGTGATCTTTGCTGGCTGGACAGCAGGTATGGCGTTTGTTGCCTCCCCACTTCTCGTTCTCGTTAACACAGTAATAAATCCGGGAACATTCGAACTTGCTGACTTATTCTTATCAATGGCGCTTTGTGGAATTGGATTATTTATTGCCATTGGTATGTTCTTTACGACAAAAACAGTTATACATTTATTTGTACGTTATCTAAAATTCAATGCATCACTTGTGAAAGGCGGATTAAAACATGAGTAGTATAAAAAAAATATCTATGATTGCACTGGTACTTTTACTAGTTGGTGCAGCAGGAAGCCTTTTAACATTTCGCTCAGCAAATAAAGAAGTGTCTGTTTCAGAAGAAAAAGTTATCGACAATAAAAATATTACAGCAATCCAATTAGAAACCGGCAATGTACATGTAGAAGTCGCCCCTACAAAAGATACCGTAACAAAGATACAATTATCAGGAAAAGGAACAACTGAAACAAAACAAATCTTCACAGCAAATGTTGAAGGAACAACACTCTTCATCAAACTTAAAGAACAACAGTTGAAAATTTTTAATTTCTTTCCTCGCTCCGAATCCTTAACATTAAAAGTATCTTTACCTGAAAAGCAATACGCATCTATGCAAATTGATAATAATAACGGGGTTGTACAAATACAACAGCTCAACATAAAAGATGTAAAAGCTACAACAGACAACGGAAGTATTGAATTGAAAAATATTCCTTCCACTACAGTTAATGTAGAATCAGATAACGGAAAACTCTCACTTGATCATGTAGATGGAACCATTAACGGAAAAACAAACAATGGAAAGATTTCCGTGGTAACCAAACAATTGGATCGCCCCATGCAATTAACTTCTGATAACGGGAATATCATAATCCGCACAGAAGAAGAGCCTACAAATGTAACATTTAATGTACGTGTAGACAATGGCCACATCAATATCCTCGACAAGTACACGGGTAATGCTGTGATCGGTAAAGGAGATAACTTGATCAAATTAGCAACAGATAATGGGGAAATTACTGTAACAAAATAATCATGAATCGAAGGGAAACAGGCACAGCAACCTACTCATTTGTGGGTTGCTGTTTTCCTGTACGTTACAGTAATCCAATAAAAAGATAAATGGCAGTTCCCCAGATAAACAGGGCAGAGCATTTATTGAATATGTTCATCAACCCCCCTGTACCATCTAGCTTCTTCATGACTGTACCCGCAAGCGTTAATCCAAAGAACCAAATCCAGGATACTGCAATACATGCGATTGTAAAAAACACTTGTTTCGTTCCGACATACTTTAATGCACTTGTCCCAATAACACCAACTGTATCTAAGATGGCATGAGGATTTAATAAAGAAACGGATAAAGCGAAGAGGATTTGTTGACGGATTGGTAATGCTTGATTCGGTTCATTCGTTGTTGGTTCAGACCTCCAAATAACGTACCCCATGTAAAGTAAAAACAAAATTCCAGCAATCATAAGGCCAAGTCGTAACCAGTGGAATTGTAAAACAACAACAGATAACCCAAAGACAGCTAATAGGATTAAAAAGGTATCACACAGTGCAGCAGTAATCGTCGCCGGAAGCGCCCGAAGTAGCTTTGGCTGTGTGGCTCCTTGTGAAAATACAAATACATTCTGTACCCCTAAAGGTAAAATGAGTCCGAATGCTAAGATGATTCCATGAAAAATGGCTTCCATATAAGTCAACTCCCTTTCAATTGCTATCGTACTTGTGATACAACTAAAAGAAAACAACCAATTGGATGGTTTTTTATCCACCCAATTTAGGAGAGATTAGATGAAGTGGAAACCAAATCGTCAGTCTCATTTGACCGTTCAAGAGCAAATTGTAGATTGGATAAAATCTCAGATTGAACGAGGGGAGTGGACTGTTGGCACAAAGATTCCAACACAGCGCCAACTCGCAGCGCAATTTAATGTGAACCGGAGTACCGTGCAGCTTGCACTTGATGAAGTAAAAGCGGATGGTTTGCTCGAATCAAAAATGGGATCAGGAGTATTTGTGGCTAATAATTCGTGGAATGTACTTTTGAACAGAGCTCAACCGAATTGGCAGCAGCATATTGAATCAAGTATTCATAAACCAAACTACCATACGATTCAGCTCATCAACGAATATGAGCAAATGGATCATATCATCCGGCTTGGAACAGGTGAATTATCACCTGAATTACTCCCAACGAAACAAATTGAACAGTCGTTACAAAAGATTTCGCTTGAAGCAAAGGCAATAGGTTATTCATCACCACAAGGAAGTGAAAAGCTGAGAAGAATTTTATGTACCTATTTAAAAAAACGTGGGATTCAAACAGCGCCTGAGAACATTTTAATTGTTTCAGGTGCACTTCAAGCGCTTCAATTAATTGCAATGGGACTATTAGAAGAAGGATCAATCGTCTTCCAGGAACAACCTTCGTATTTAAATTCTGTGCATCCCTTTCAATCCGCTGGAATGCGGATGATTCCAGTTTTGCGGGATGAACATGTAACAGACAATTTACGGGCACTCAAAAGAAAAAGACAATCTTTATTTTACTGTGTACCAACCTTACACAATCCGACAGGGCATAATTGGTCGATGGAAGAAAAGAAAAGCCTGTACAATACGTGCAAGGAGCTGCAAATCCCAATTATTGAAGATGATGTGTATCACGAACTATTATTTGACTCATCTTCGCCTGCTATAAAGTCGTTTGATACATCAGGGCAGGTGCTTTATATCGGCAGTGTATCCAAAACGCTAAGTCCCGGATTACGAATTGGTTGGGTGGTTGCCCCTTCACCTGTAATTAGGCGATTAGCTGATATTAAAATGCAAACGGACTATGGTTCAAGTGCCTTTTCTCAAGAAATCGTTGCACACTGGATATCATCCGGTTTATACGAAAAGCACCTGATTAAGCTTCGTGAACAATTGAAAAGAAGGGCGACATTTGTAGAAGAAATAGTAGAACAGCAATTTCAAAAAATCGCTACCTGGAAAAAGTCTGAGGGTGGTTTTTATATATGGCTCAGATTTCATGAACCGATTGTAAACAAGGCATTATTTCTAAATTTACTTAATCAAAATGTTTTGATCAACCCAGGTTATATTTATGAATCGGGAGATTTACATCATATTCGTCTTTCCTATGCCTATGCGTCATTAGAAGAATTAAAAAAAGGACTAAACATTTTACTAGAACTAATCCGGAACTAATTCTATAATATCCGTGTTTTGTTGGCAGGCTTCCTTCTTATAGTGATTCCATAAAGGGAAGTATAGCGCTTATAACTGACTCTTTGTTTTGCATATGTAAAGCATGACCTACATTGTTAATTTTAATGTGGGTTGCTTTAGGTAAGAGATGCAATGCTTGTTTAGCATCTTCATCTCTTATTAAACCTCCAAATGTAGGATCGCCTTGAAGAAGTAAAACAGGGCATTGAATTTTAGGGAGCAATTCGTCTATTTTATATTCGGCATAAGTTTCGTCAAAGCGTCCAAGAACGGCTGTAAGTACCTCCGGATCATTTTGGCTTAGACTTGTTGCGATAAAATGAAATAAAGGATGATCTTCTCCCAATACTTTGAAAGCAGGGACCATGTCTTTTTGACCTGGAATTGAGAGAAAAAACTTTTGTTTTAGTTCCGAAAGGATATATTCGGTTGATTTAGTTTTTGCCAGGTCTCTCTGTAACATCAGCATTTCTCGATTGCCGTCTTTAGTACCTTCTTTCAGAACTTCTAATGAAATGGGGGAATCTCCAATGATCAATGCTTTCACAAGAGCTGGATGATGTGCTGCAGCTAAAATGCTAATCATTCCTCCAAGAGAATGACCAAATACAATTGTAGGTTCTTTAATACAGCCTTCGATGAAAGCAGATATATCTGGAACATAGTCGTCTATTTTATAATTTGAATGAACGTTATCTGATTTACCATGACCTCGTAAGTCTACTGCGTATAAATGCCAATTTTCCTCAAGCTCAGGAATTATGGATTGAAATGACTGCCACCTTGAAGTGGCTGCATGAAGCAATAGTAGGGGTGGGCTGGCTGGATTACCACCTTCTGCATAATTTAGCTTAACAAATCCCGTATTAAAAACTTTTTCAATCATTAGCGGCCTCCTTTTTTATTTCTTATCTTTTATTTTGTAAAATTGTACAATTGACTATGATTTTTGAAAAGAATATTTTATTCAATCGTTCATTCTAAAAAAATAATTCTCTAGTTTACGATGTAGTTATTTACATATAATGATAATTTTGTTACTTTATTTATAGACCGAACGTTCAGTTTATAGAATTACAATGAGGCCTCTGTATCTGTAAAGGGGAAAATGTATATGCTTTTTATCATGCTGCTTGCTTTTTTGCTTGTATATGACCCTATATTCGGAAAAATGATGTTTGAACGTTTTGTACGAAAGCTGATACGCAATCAAACAACACGAGTGAGCTACTATTATGAAACAATAGCTGTTTTGTGGGGGGCTGTCTTGCTTTTATTTTTGGCAGTGTGGCAATACAAGGTGCCTTTGACTGAGCTTGGCCTACAAAAGGTACCTACTTTCAATCTTTTAGATGGAAATCCGCTGAATGCATGGATTTCTGCTATTGTGCTTGGCTTGATACTTTTGTATGGGATTGTTTTTGTTGTAAATACCTTATTATTTGTATGGAAACCTCACTATTTCGAAAAAATTCAAAAGGAAATCGAAGAAGAAGGGTATACCACTTACTTACTTCCTACCAGTACAAAAGAAAAGTGCGTATGGGTTTTCGTTTCGATCACAGCAGGCGTATGTGAGGAATTGCTCTACCGTTCATTCTTGATGTATTATCTACCGTCACTACTAGACACCCAATCCGTATGGATATCTCTTATTCTCTCTTCTCTTATTTTCGGATTAGCCCATACGTATCAAGGCGTAAAAGGAGCAATGAAGGCTACGACATTAGGCATGTATTTTTGCTTGCTTTACCTCGTTACAGACTCTATCATTCCAGGTATGATTCTACATACACTGATTGACCTGGCCGGGGTTTTCATGATGAAATCAAGGAAAGAAAAATCGTAAGGAAGGTATTACAGATGGAAAAGCGAAAACGGGATAAAAACGAAACGAAAAAAAGAATTGCAGAAAAAGCAAAGGAACTCTTCTCGCAGAAAGGATATGCGGCGACTTCCATTGAGGATATTATTGCTGCTGCCGAGAGTAGCAAAGGGAACGTATATTATCATTTTAAAAGCAAAGAAAATTTATTTTTATACTTGCTCGAAGCTGGGATCGAAGAGTGGATTGATCAATGGAAGAAAAAAGAAAGCCAATATCACACAGCATCAGATAAGTTGTATGGGATCGCTTTGCATGTAGCGGAAGATTTTCAGAATCCGCTCATTAAAGCGGCGGAAGAGTTCAGCGGAAGTCAGACGGCTGATCCGGAAGTATTAAGTCGTGTGCTGGAGATTACACGTATCCCGCGTCGCCTGTACCATGAAGTGCTAGCAGAAGGAATAGCCTCCGGTGAATTTGCTTCTCGTGATGTAACGGAGTTAGCGTTTATTTTTTCTGGACTGCTGGGAGGGCTCGGTGCAGCATACTATGAAGTGGGAATAGACGAATTGAAACGTTTGTACAAAGAAGCGATAACTGTGTTTCTACATGGAATCAGCCTAGAAAAGTAAGACTAATTTTTTTTAGTTACTTAACAGACCGACCGTTCAGTTTATATATTTAGAAAGGATGGGGCGTACATGCTTAAGACTGAAGTACAGATGTGGTACTATGCTTTATTCGCATGGCGGGAGCGGAAAGAAACAAGAGGAGAAAACCAAACATTTTCATTTCATAAAAATAGTGTGTATTGGGGTCTATTCTTAATGTTTCTACACGAACAAATCTTAGAAGGGGCTGGACTTCACTTCGTTCTGCACCGTACTAGCCCGTTTTGGGCCTGGATCGTCACTGCCTTGCATGTGTATACCGTAATCTGGCTAATCGGAGATTATAAAGCGATTCGTCATTCACGGTTTTGTCTTATAGACGAAAAACTGGAACTGCGTGTGGGGTTCCGTAAATCGGTAACGGTGGAACTAAGTAATATCGCATATATCGGTTCGGTCAAAACAAGTCTAGAGCAGATGAGTATAGAGACAGATGCTTTCCATGCAGAAGCATGCCCGCGTCTCGCCCCTGATATGGGGTTAGCGGATGAGCCACAGTTTGAGATTGAGCTTCACGAACCTGTTCTGTCCGGTGGATTGTTCGGTAGAAAGCAATTAATTCGCAAGCTATATATACGGGTCGATGAACCTTCTGTTTTCTTGCAATCAATTAAAAAGCACATGTGCTACACGTCATACCGTAAATATACGTAAAAGTGTATGATCACGAACCTCGTTGACATCCAACGAGGTTTTATTTTTTCAAGTAATACATTTATTACTGTTTACTTTACAAGTTGCGTCAACTTTTCAAATAACACCTGCATTTATGTTTTATCAGGCGTTCTAGCTGCATTACAATTTTTGGTTTATAATTTTGGGAATATTGTCTGTATATGGGGGGATCATTATCAAGATAAGGACATCTGCAATTGTCTGTAGCGTAGTAAGTATGATAATTTCAGGAACGTTATTGCAAGGGACTACATCAGACACCTTAGATACTAACCAAAAACACGAATATACAAAGTCAGCAAATATATCAAAAGACAAAAATACTATAAGGAAAAAAGCTAGGAACCTTCAAGAAGCAAAAATGCTACTTCAAACCTTAACCAAGCGCTCGGTTCGTTCATATTCTACGTGGGATTTTGGACGGGAAAAAGATACAAGCTGTATTTCTGTTTTAGTAAAGGAAAAGGATGCTATTAACATTCTACATGCAATCAGAACTCAACTTGATCCGGGCATGATAGCATTCATTGGTACGAAAACAACACAATGGTTTGAAAATAAAGAAAAGGAAACAGAAGTTGAAATTGTCGTGGGTAAAGGAGATGATCCGTTCGATATTCTTCGTATAGCTAGAACAGATGCTATTAATTATGGAATGAAAACAGAAGATTTGATTAAAAAGCTAAGAAACTTGGTAAAAGACAATAAAATTGACATAATAGCTGCCGAAACCGATACAGTCGAATTAGAACTAGTAGACATGCCTTATGATCTCCATGCATTTTGCCAAGAATTATATTCTCTGTGTCCCGACATCGTTGACCAAGGAATAGGCTCTATAGAAGATTTAGAGGCTTCAATGCGTAAAGACAAAAAAATTTATTTATGGTGGGATTAGGGAGTAATAATCCTAAAAAAAGAAAAAGACACCCATAAAGGATGCCAGTGGGAAGTGGTGGTGATAACACATGGCTACATTATAATCCGGTAAGTAGAATAGATAAATGACTTGACCGGATTCTTCATGTAAACGATACGATTACTATATAAAATTAATATTTAGGTGGTGCAGCATAACGTTGTGCTCTTATGCAAGCGAATTACAGAGAAGTGAGGGTAATATGGGGTTGCCTATAATGAGATAGTAGAGTAGGAGGGGAGTAGTTACTCCCTCCTACTCACCATTCAATTTTTAGCATGTTTTATTATCTGTTACCTTTATAGATGACTGTTCTGTTCTTTTTATTGACTTACTTTGCAGCCATTCATAAATAATTGGAATCACCATAAAACTGTTAAGCGTTGATGTAATCATTCCCCCAATCACTACAATTCCAAGTGTTTGAGAAATAACCGTATCTGTGCTGTGTGTGAATGCTAATGGCAAAAGCGTTAAAATAGTTGTTCCAGCCGTCATGAAAATCGGGCGCACCCGGGACAAGCTGCCTTGAATAATGGCGCTCCTCATTTCCATGCCTTCCAATCGATTTCGCTCAATCTTATCAATCATAACGATACCATTGGTAACTACAATTCCAATAAGCATAAGTACACCGACTAAGGCAGCTAAGTTCCATTCTCCACCAAAAAGAATCAAACTTAATACAACCCCACTTACTGCCATTGGAATGCTTAACAAGACCGCCAATGGTGCTTTCCAGCCTTTAAATACAGCACTTGTAATAAGTAGGACCAACAGTACGGAGAAGGCTAATGCAATCGACATATCGACTATCATTTGTTTAACCTGCTCAGAAATCCCACCTAACGAAAACGACACACCTTTCGGTAAGGACGTATGATCAAGCGTCTGTTGTACTTTACTTGATACACCGCTCATATCGTTAGAGGTAATTTGCGCGGTCACAGCCGCATATGGTTGTCCATCACGTTCCTGGATAGAAGAAGGAGTGTGATCCTCTGAAATAACTGCCAGCTGATCCAGGCGGATTTTTTGTCCATTTTTTGCAGTAAAGGTCTCGGAAGCTAGTAAGGACATAAGTTTTGCTGGATCACTTTGCTTTGCAGCTACTTCGCTACCTTTTTCCTGCAACTGTTCAAGATACATATCACCAGGAATGGAGTAAGAGCTGGTCGTAATCGAAAAATCTTTTGGCTGCGTGAAATAACCAGATAGTACACGTGTGATATCATCCAGTTTTACGCCAGCCTGCTTAATTTTGTTTTGGTTCAGTATCACCGTATATTGCGGCGTTCCATTTGTGAGGTCTACTTTCCCATCTACGCTTAGCCCTGAAATATCAGCTAACGCAACCCGAACTTTTTGCGCTGCATCATCCACAGATTTTTGATCCGGGCCTGTAAGCATCACTTTTAATTGTGAATCATCCCCGGAAATGTTTTGGTTCGTAACGGTATATACAGCTTTATTTGAGAGTGACGAAAGGGACGTTTGCAGGCTTGGGATAAAAGAATTTAGCTGATTTTTATCCTTCAGCGCTACAGATAGATTCGCAACATTTGGCTGCTGAATAAATCCGCCACCCTCATCGAACACATCGTCACTTTGCGGTGCAAAGCTTGAGCCAAAGGAAGCCGAAAAGGCAGCCACATTTGGATTTGCTCGCAGAACACTCTCAACCTTTTTAACTTCCGTATCGACTTGAGACAGTGAACTTCCTTTCGGCAATTCAACCTTAACCGCCACCTGACCTGATTTTGCGCTTGGCAAGAAGTTAACAGGCAAGAAAGCAGAATAAATGCCAGCACCGACAAAGAGTACAATCGAAGTAAGAATAACCCACCGCTTGTTCGTAAAGGCGAACTGCAGAACCGGCTTCA includes the following:
- a CDS encoding efflux RND transporter permease subunit, encoding MKKIIEASMQRAVLLLVCIVLIVAWGGISAFQMQRDYLPSINNTTLLVSLRVPSYQADQIKQTVTDKVADAVRTADGLTNIETTSYDGGLLMSLYFPMDFDMKLAENEVKQSLANVDLPSDVKQTPTVTRVTTNSFPILSYSLSSDHMDGNALRSTVQASITKQLKSVPGVADVQAVGAANDGYVITVRMKDLQKNGLTVDDVNKSLTFAMPSWSSGKIPNGKVSIPIRIEGLNWSDQQVKDISLKNKQGKSVPLSAVADVSHSLTDVKTISRTNGKPSVLLNVLKTPSANITDVSERVQQRIAQIPAIQKGDVSLTLMLDRAHELNASLKGLVREGLLGCLFSMLCVFFFFRNVRSTLLIAVSLPISLLATTAVLKWMGITLNILTVSGLIVAMGRIVDDSIVILDNIYRRIQESKGASLLHTTASAVSEMLPAIFASTATTIAVYVPIAMVGGIVSASFSGFAWSVVTALVVSFFVAMLVIPSFFFMGWKGIHTESVTVESKMKPVLQFAFTNKRWVILTSIVLFVGAGIYSAFLPVNFLPSAKSGQVAVKVELPKGSSLSQVDTEVKKVESVLRANPNVAAFSASFGSSFAPQSDDVFDEGGGFIQQPNVANLSVALKDKNQLNSFIPSLQTSLSSLSNKAVYTVTNQNISGDDSQLKVMLTGPDQKSVDDAAQKVRVALADISGLSVDGKVDLTNGTPQYTVILNQNKIKQAGVKLDDITRVLSGYFTQPKDFSITTSSYSIPGDMYLEQLQEKGSEVAAKQSDPAKLMSLLASETFTAKNGQKIRLDQLAVISEDHTPSSIQERDGQPYAAVTAQITSNDMSGVSSKVQQTLDHTSLPKGVSFSLGGISEQVKQMIVDMSIALAFSVLLVLLITSAVFKGWKAPLAVLLSIPMAVSGVVLSLILFGGEWNLAALVGVLMLIGIVVTNGIVMIDKIERNRLEGMEMRSAIIQGSLSRVRPIFMTAGTTILTLLPLAFTHSTDTVISQTLGIVVIGGMITSTLNSFMVIPIIYEWLQSKSIKRTEQSSIKVTDNKTC